In Virgibacillus sp. NKC19-16, a single genomic region encodes these proteins:
- a CDS encoding CalY family protein → MGIKKKLGVGVATAVLGFSLIGGGTFAYFSDTEETNNTFAAGTLDLNADPSVIIDVENMKPGDSFYRDFQLSNEGTLDIQEVLLETAYTVTDAQGDNGSEDFGEHIEVEFLYNDTNSDEIIYRVTLAELAEMTPEAIDQHIMYPWYGENGLPSGSVHDFIVKFNFVDNEEAQNAFQGDSLQLDWTFEAKQMDGEDQ, encoded by the coding sequence ATGGGAATCAAAAAGAAATTAGGTGTGGGCGTTGCAACTGCAGTATTAGGGTTTAGTTTAATTGGTGGAGGTACGTTTGCTTATTTTAGTGACACGGAGGAAACAAATAATACGTTTGCTGCTGGTACGTTAGACTTAAATGCAGATCCAAGTGTAATAATTGATGTGGAAAATATGAAGCCGGGCGATTCCTTTTACCGTGATTTTCAACTGTCTAACGAAGGTACACTTGATATTCAAGAGGTACTGCTGGAAACAGCTTACACGGTAACGGATGCCCAAGGTGACAATGGATCGGAGGATTTTGGAGAACACATCGAGGTTGAGTTTTTATATAACGATACGAACAGTGATGAAATTATTTATAGAGTGACACTTGCAGAACTTGCAGAAATGACCCCTGAAGCTATTGATCAGCACATTATGTATCCGTGGTATGGTGAAAATGGTCTTCCTTCAGGTTCTGTTCATGATTTTATTGTGAAGTTCAATTTTGTTGATAATGAAGAAGCTCAAAATGCTTTTCAAGGCGATTCATTGCAGCTGGACTGGACATTTGAAGCAAAGCAAATGGATGGTGAAGATCAATAG
- the sipW gene encoding signal peptidase I SipW — MKKKMIVKWTNNVVTGILMILLISVGTLVISTKITGGQPEIFGYQLKSVLSGSMEPGIQTGSIIAMKSADEEEKSNFQAGDVITFMGEEGNLITHRITETASTDSGVVYTTKGDNNNAPDSAPVLAENVVGSYNGFTIPYAGYIINFAQSPNGSLLFMILPGVLLIGYSAITTWRALANMEDREKSSTAEVK, encoded by the coding sequence TTGAAAAAGAAGATGATCGTAAAGTGGACCAATAACGTGGTTACAGGTATATTAATGATCCTATTAATAAGTGTAGGAACGCTGGTTATTTCTACTAAAATTACAGGAGGCCAACCGGAGATATTCGGGTACCAATTAAAATCCGTATTATCTGGGTCCATGGAACCTGGTATTCAAACAGGTTCCATCATTGCTATGAAATCTGCTGATGAAGAAGAGAAATCAAACTTTCAAGCAGGTGATGTGATTACGTTCATGGGTGAAGAAGGCAATCTTATCACCCACCGTATTACAGAAACTGCATCAACAGATAGTGGTGTGGTTTACACGACCAAAGGAGACAACAATAATGCGCCCGATTCAGCCCCGGTTTTAGCTGAAAATGTTGTAGGATCCTACAATGGATTTACGATTCCATATGCAGGTTATATCATCAATTTCGCGCAATCTCCCAATGGAAGCCTTTTATTTATGATCCTACCTGGTGTGCTGTTGATCGGGTATTCTGCAATCACCACTTGGAGAGCGCTTGCGAACATGGAAGATAGAGAAAAAAGCAGTACAGCGGAAGTGAAGTAA
- a CDS encoding TasA family protein codes for MTIKKKLAMSIVLAAVGLSLIVGGTSAYFTDTTSTDNRITTGSLDLGMDKETIFQIEDLVPGDTQDARFELTNDGSVDMKEIILNASYEVVDKGEPNSGDDLGNHILVELLSDQDGEETLVFEKTLAELNSNPQQIVESFPEEDTAKNFIVQFTFTDSGENQNHFQTDQLELNWEFEAVQRDGNEENIG; via the coding sequence ATGACCATAAAGAAAAAACTTGCAATGAGCATCGTGTTAGCTGCTGTTGGATTAAGTTTAATCGTCGGCGGGACAAGCGCCTATTTTACAGACACAACTTCTACCGACAATAGGATTACAACTGGTTCATTAGATCTTGGGATGGATAAAGAAACTATTTTTCAAATTGAGGATCTCGTACCAGGGGACACACAGGATGCGAGGTTCGAGCTTACCAATGATGGGAGTGTGGATATGAAAGAAATTATCCTGAATGCTTCCTATGAAGTAGTTGATAAGGGAGAGCCAAACAGTGGTGATGACTTAGGCAATCACATCCTGGTGGAGCTGCTATCAGATCAAGACGGGGAAGAGACATTGGTATTTGAAAAAACGCTTGCGGAATTGAACTCTAACCCACAGCAAATCGTGGAGTCATTTCCCGAGGAGGACACGGCAAAAAATTTCATCGTCCAATTTACATTCACGGACAGTGGAGAAAATCAAAACCATTTTCAGACAGACCAGTTAGAACTCAACTGGGAATTTGAAGCGGTTCAACGGGATGGCAATGAGGAGAATATTGGATAA
- a CDS encoding TasA family protein, with amino-acid sequence MGIKKKLGLGLATAALGISLVGGGTFAYFSDTAESENTFAAGTLDLSVDPEVIINMENLRPGDYEFRTFYLENNGSLDISEVLLNTSYEVVDAEGDNTSDFGEHIRVNFLENYDKAEESQYNDIIYSTTLAELQDMAPDAVAKNVLGFENEQSGLAAGTNDTMYVEFEFVENGENQNQFQGDELTLNWSFEAR; translated from the coding sequence ATGGGTATAAAGAAAAAACTGGGTCTGGGACTCGCTACTGCAGCACTTGGAATTTCGTTAGTAGGTGGCGGGACGTTCGCGTATTTCAGCGATACAGCAGAATCGGAGAATACGTTTGCTGCAGGTACACTGGATCTTTCAGTGGACCCGGAAGTGATTATAAATATGGAGAATTTGAGACCGGGTGACTATGAATTCCGCACCTTCTATTTAGAAAATAATGGATCCCTCGATATTTCGGAAGTTTTATTAAATACAAGTTATGAAGTAGTAGATGCAGAAGGAGACAATACAAGTGATTTCGGTGAACATATTCGAGTGAACTTCCTTGAAAACTATGATAAGGCAGAAGAAAGTCAATATAATGACATCATTTACTCTACAACGCTAGCTGAATTACAGGACATGGCTCCGGATGCTGTAGCAAAAAATGTTCTCGGTTTTGAAAATGAACAAAGCGGATTAGCAGCTGGTACGAATGACACGATGTATGTTGAATTCGAATTTGTAGAAAACGGGGAAAATCAAAATCAATTCCAAGGAGACGAATTAACACTTAATTGGTCGTTCGAAGCTAGATAA